A stretch of DNA from Alteromonas gilva:
TAAAGGCGCTTTGAAAGCGCAACAGGCCGTGTAATAAAGCGCTGGATACCGCATGTAAACGTACGTTCATGATCAATTTTCCTCTGTCACCGGTTTCGTGTCGGCGATGTTGACGACCTGCGGCGCTGATGCCTCCGCCTGGTCACAGGCAGCAATTAATGACGCCAGCTCCGTTTTACAGGAGCCACAATTGGTGCCGCATTGTAATTTTTTACCCAGTGCGTTAACGCTATTGGTGCCCTCGGCAATGGCGTGTTTAATGGTATTTTCACGTACCTCAAAGCAGCTGCAGACTATTTTGCCCAGCATGTAAGCATCATCAGGCTGCTGATTGAGTAAGCCGTTCATTTGCGCTTCAGTGAGCGCCGAATCACTGCTGTAAAGACTTTCTAAC
This window harbors:
- a CDS encoding (2Fe-2S)-binding protein; this encodes MALLNKLLAQLPQDSQWSTLQSGGQCTLVATRKERLVLTIMLSATPVALPVDWLESLYSSDSALTEAQMNGLLNQQPDDAYMLGKIVCSCFEVRENTIKHAIAEGTNSVNALGKKLQCGTNCGSCKTELASLIAACDQAEASAPQVVNIADTKPVTEEN